One window from the genome of Chrysemys picta bellii isolate R12L10 chromosome 15, ASM1138683v2, whole genome shotgun sequence encodes:
- the CHCHD10 gene encoding coiled-coil-helix-coiled-coil-helix domain-containing protein 10, mitochondrial isoform X1: MPRGSRSAAARPAAVSSAAPAHAHPPAHPPPSAVAAPGQPQQPGLMAQMATTAAGVAVGSAVGHVVGSALTGAFSGGSSTEPAKPASTIQEPRQPAFQQPQYGPCHYEMKQFLDCATNQSDLTLCEGFSEALKQCKYNNGVSSLL; encoded by the exons ATGCCCAGGGGGAGCAGAAGCGCGGCGGCCCGGCCGGCTGCagtcag CAGTGCAGCCCCAGCTCATGCTCACCCACCAGCTCATCCTCCACCTTCAGCTGTTGCAGCCCCAGGTCAGCCCCAGCAGCCTGGCCTGATGGCCCAGATGGCTACCACTGCTGCCGGGGTTGCTGTTGGATCTGCAGTGGGCCATGTGGTTGGCAGTGCTCTCACTGGGGCATTCAGTGGCGGTAGCAGCACTGAGCCAGCGAAACCAGCCAGTACTATCCAG GAGCCCAGGCAGCCTGCGTTCCAGCAGCCACAGTATGGACCTTGCCACTATGAGATGAAGCAGTTCTTGGACTGTGCTACCAATCAGAGTGACTTGACCTTGTGTGAAGGTTTCAGCGAGGCACTGAAGCAGTGCAAATATAATAATG GTGTCTCCTCCCTCTTGTGA
- the CHCHD10 gene encoding coiled-coil-helix-coiled-coil-helix domain-containing protein 10, mitochondrial isoform X2, protein MPRGSRSAAARPAAVSAAPAHAHPPAHPPPSAVAAPGQPQQPGLMAQMATTAAGVAVGSAVGHVVGSALTGAFSGGSSTEPAKPASTIQEPRQPAFQQPQYGPCHYEMKQFLDCATNQSDLTLCEGFSEALKQCKYNNGVSSLL, encoded by the exons ATGCCCAGGGGGAGCAGAAGCGCGGCGGCCCGGCCGGCTGCagtcag TGCAGCCCCAGCTCATGCTCACCCACCAGCTCATCCTCCACCTTCAGCTGTTGCAGCCCCAGGTCAGCCCCAGCAGCCTGGCCTGATGGCCCAGATGGCTACCACTGCTGCCGGGGTTGCTGTTGGATCTGCAGTGGGCCATGTGGTTGGCAGTGCTCTCACTGGGGCATTCAGTGGCGGTAGCAGCACTGAGCCAGCGAAACCAGCCAGTACTATCCAG GAGCCCAGGCAGCCTGCGTTCCAGCAGCCACAGTATGGACCTTGCCACTATGAGATGAAGCAGTTCTTGGACTGTGCTACCAATCAGAGTGACTTGACCTTGTGTGAAGGTTTCAGCGAGGCACTGAAGCAGTGCAAATATAATAATG GTGTCTCCTCCCTCTTGTGA
- the CHCHD10 gene encoding coiled-coil-helix-coiled-coil-helix domain-containing protein 10, mitochondrial isoform X3 has protein sequence MGVSSSAAPAHAHPPAHPPPSAVAAPGQPQQPGLMAQMATTAAGVAVGSAVGHVVGSALTGAFSGGSSTEPAKPASTIQEPRQPAFQQPQYGPCHYEMKQFLDCATNQSDLTLCEGFSEALKQCKYNNGVSSLL, from the exons ATGGGTGTCTCAAG CAGTGCAGCCCCAGCTCATGCTCACCCACCAGCTCATCCTCCACCTTCAGCTGTTGCAGCCCCAGGTCAGCCCCAGCAGCCTGGCCTGATGGCCCAGATGGCTACCACTGCTGCCGGGGTTGCTGTTGGATCTGCAGTGGGCCATGTGGTTGGCAGTGCTCTCACTGGGGCATTCAGTGGCGGTAGCAGCACTGAGCCAGCGAAACCAGCCAGTACTATCCAG GAGCCCAGGCAGCCTGCGTTCCAGCAGCCACAGTATGGACCTTGCCACTATGAGATGAAGCAGTTCTTGGACTGTGCTACCAATCAGAGTGACTTGACCTTGTGTGAAGGTTTCAGCGAGGCACTGAAGCAGTGCAAATATAATAATG GTGTCTCCTCCCTCTTGTGA